A segment of the Calypte anna isolate BGI_N300 chromosome 4B, bCalAnn1_v1.p, whole genome shotgun sequence genome:
TATCAAAACCCTCcatcagctttgttgctcttctctggatacactccagcacctcaatgctCTTCTGGTAGTGAGGGGCCCAGCACAGGATTTGGGAGCAGCCTCACCTGTGCGGAGTACAGAGGTACAATCActtccccagtcctgctggccacaccactTCTGGAAGTGGTGTCCTGTTGGCcttctgggccacctgggcacacttctgGCTCATGATGAGCTGGATGTTGACCAGCTTTGAAAGTGTGTGCCTAGGTGTTTGAAGGAACCTAAGTCCCGGGACAAATCCTTACAGCCAAAgttgcatggattttttttttacatgtttctAATACTATTTAAGGGGTCAAAACTTCATAGAATGACACAAATTTAACAAGTCTAGAGGTGCTTTCTGCTCCTTGTTGGACCACCTAGCTTTGCCTTCAAGGGCATGGCCCTTTGTAGGTCAGAATACTTGAAATTACAGATAGAAAATACATAGCCTGCCTAATGGTTTCCTGTGAGCTGTCAGTAAAAACAAAAGATACATGTATGTGTCCCAGGTACTTCTACTGTGTCTGCTGTGCAGTTCATTAGTGCTTTTGGAGACTGTTCCAGTATCCTCTCTGATAGTGATCTGCATCTGTTGTTTCACACAAAAGCCTAAGAAACCTGGGACAGGCAGATCTGGGATAGTCTGTCTATCTAAATTCTTCTTAATCATTAGCAGCTTGGAGACAGGCTTGAACACTGCAGCATGGTGTTTGATAGctcttaaaatgcattttcattcaCTTCCACATGTTTAAATATATCCAGTCACTTTTAAGTCACTCCTAAACATAAATATAGGACACAGTAAGGAAGCTCACATCCAACAAAAAATCATTATCAGCTGGACAACTGTTAACACAGGTGGGCAGAATTTTCTGATACTTTTCACCAGCTATAAAATCTGAAATGTAAAGGCTGCCCAGCTGTGCTCAGCAAGGACAGAAATAAGGAAGTGAATCACATGGTTGAGGAAATTTGAGCATCTCTCTGGAAAATGTAAGAGAAACATTGTCCTGGTATAATGCAGTCCTGCTACTGTTAACTGGGGTCCCCTactcagagaaaataagaaGGAGTCTTTCCACCAACCTCCATGTTCAGTGCACTCAGCTCTAATCACATTAGCCACTCACTTCTGGAATAGCCATCCTATTAAAACATAGCCAGGTATTAACTGGTATATCTGTATTTGAAAGGCACTCCTGGAGCCTTACTATGCTGAGCAAACAGCACAGGTTATTtgaaaataacagaattttAAACGTAAtgggcttttggttttgttgtggggttttttgttttttgggtttttttaatttaccatACAAATGGATGATTTTTATGTTAACCTGCAACactgaggaaaagggagagctgCTGAAATTGTACTTCAATATTTCAGAAGCCCATCTGCATTACAAAGGCAGACTTTTTATCTAAGGGCCCTGGTTATTACCTAATAAGGTTAGGAGATACTAATTACAGTATTAAAGGGGCATTTCTTTTACATAGTTTGCCATGGGTCAGAACAATTCATATACTTACATTCAGTGCCTCTAAGGTGTCCCCATTTTAATTGACTTAATTTAATTTGAACTCCCTATTTTTGTGTTAAATACAAatacatgtatataaataaagaaattaccTTGAGGAAAGGGATCAGGCCATATTCAATGCTGAAGATGTTCTTCAGCATGGCCACTCTTGCCATAAATGGCTCTCTAGCATTGATACAAATCTTCGGTTGATTCATTGGTTGGTTTCTTATCTCCAcagaaaccaaaagcaaaccccaaaaagtttcttttgttttggctGAATTTAAACTGGGTTTTCCACAGGTTTCTCATAGTTTTAGTGAGAGACTGAGAATGCTGACAATGCCCCAAAATACCACAACTGATTTATCTATGGCAAAGATGCATGCATAAGCCTCAGTTAATTCCTATATGAGCTGCAAAAGCCAGTGCAGGCAAACCAAAGAATCTGGTGTGCTTACTGCTCTGCTTGTTTACTGCCCTGTTCTGCAGTCCTTATCCTTTCACCTCCAGTGTTGCAGGTTTATTGTGTTTGCACAAAGCCTCTGGGTGAATTTCCTATTTGCCTCTGTGTGCGTGTTATTTGTGGCAGACACTGTACCTGGTCAGCAGCTCTAGAACTGGAGGCCCTGGACACTTTATGCTGGGCTTCAGTGAAAAAGAGAGATCTGCTTAATTTTGTCCCAGGTGAAGGAGTCCGGCGGTTCGTAGCCTGGACTACTGGAAGGTTCCCACATCCTCTTTGTCACATTAGTTGAGATGACTTGCAGTAGAAGTTGTCCAGTGAGTGTTAAGAACCTATTGAAAGATCTTAGTTTTATAGTGATatagttaggaaaaaaaataaactctttaaTTGTTAAAACCAGTATCTGTGATGCTAAATTGTATTTTGATATTACTAAATAACCAAGAAGCATTTGTAGTAAAGCATTAGAAATGTTATCCCATCATCATTCCTGTGTTTTTGAGCTGTGCTAGAAATCACATCATGCCTGTAGCCTAGTGTGTGTTCTTGCACCCCTCCCCAGATCATGAGCTGGTTCCAAAAAAGAGAGAGTCAGAAGCATCTATTTTTCTAGGAGTGCTACTTAACTAATAAACTCTTCTAAAGTTCAAGTCACTATGACCAGTTCCACAAATCTGGACCATATGTTGTCTTGGTCTTTAGAACCGTCCCCTGGTTTCATGATAGTGACTCTTTTGCCTTGAAAGATGCAAATTCATCTGGATGTCCAAAccttttcagttatttattaaCTAAAGGCCACAGAACTTTTTCAGAAACTGCTTGTGTTTGTCAGCATAGTTCCAAAACCAAGGAATGAAATGGGAGAGCAGTGGCAGTTCTGAATTAATTCTAACGtctaaataaaatgtattttctatgaaataaaaagatagTTTGACATAGGTTCTTAGTTTCACTTCTTTTAACTGCTGGTTAAAACAGGTATTTTACTGGTCTTACTAAAATTTCTAATCACACTGGTAGTTGCTAGCATCTTACTTTATTAATGTGCCTCAAAGGGAGCCTACACTGGCCAAGCCTGTGCTTCAAATTACAACCAGGCTGTCAGTTCTTACCTGAGCAGTCAGCAGCTACCAGCATCTGGATAACTTTGTATAAGGGAGCCTGCATGGCAACCCTAACATAGTCCAAGATCTGACCTAGGTCACCATGGCTGATGTTCACCATTGACATCCTGTTTAAGTGCATAGCTAAACAAGGTCCTCACTGCAGTAATAATACCTGTTTTAAACAATAACACAAGCTTAGTTTAAGCTGTTTTGTGGTTATGCATATTCCCCCTCCTCCTAACTGCTTCCACTGCACAGCAAGGCTCAATGCATCTTTCAGGGCTTTGTGCACTTCAATTTACTCCCAACCCTGCTTGACTTCTGGGGTGCTGAAGCCTCACAGGGTTGGGGAAAGAGCCAACCAGGATCCCAGAGGACtcacatttctctttccataGTACACAGGGGgttgtgctgctgtttgctggcAGCGGGTCAGCGATGGGGCTGCTTGGCATTCCTCTGGCTCTGACAGTTCTGCTGCAGATCCATTCTGCCTCCctggagccagggctgcagggccagggTAGGAGTGTGTGTAGTTTGAGCTGAGCTCTGCGAAAGCAGTGTTGCAAAGATCTTTACCTGGCAGTTACCTGAGAACAGGAACAGAACTGCAGATTCTCATTCCCGAGTTAGCCCAAAACACCTCCCGAATTCATGTGCTTTTAAAacctggaaaaactgaaaaatgccaGAATGCAGGAGACCTACAGAGGGCCTCTCAAGGGGATTTGCTTTGACTGTGAATGCAAATGTGTTCTGGGCAATAGCTTGTCCTAGACAGATGTTTGATTGTAACAGCTCAAGTTTGCTTCCAGGCACCCTCACTGGGTTACCTGGGCATATTTTGCAGGATGGGAAGGTATTAACTGTAAAATGGGACTGCTCCTTTCAAAAAGCCaacacagaaaaggaagctgGAGAAGTCTGGCGTGTCCTTCGGCATAGATAAAACAGCAGCTCTTTTCTGAAACAAGCAGACTCACATTTCTCCATTTCAAGCACCTTTTTCCAGAGCACTGTAGAAACTCAAACTTGGACAAGTTAATCCAACCAGATTCCTGAACACAATCAGTCAGCTCAGCTTTACCCTGTAGGAGGAGGAAGACAGCAGCTAGGGCAGGCTTTGTTGTGGCCAGGGCAGTCACTGTACACCCCTGTCAAGTGATCCCACCAGTGCCCAGGGCAGATTGCCTGGAGAGACACTGCCAGCTGAGTGCATTGGTTTGCAGAATGTAGCTTCAGCTTTGCTCTGGGGGCTCCAGCAAGACCCATAATTCTGTAACTTGAGGTGAGATagtgagacagaaaaaacatttgcttcCAGCTGAAAGGAAGTCACAGTAGCTTGGATTGCTTTTATTCTACTTGCCCTCTTTGCATGGAGCCATGCTGttgcacagaaatatttgtcCTTTCgactctccctctctccccctctcctctacATGCATGTGTGTTTGctgtatctattttttttatatatatatatatgtatatttaaacTTAGAAGTAGTTAGTTCTTGGTAATGTAGCATACAAGTTGTCATCATTTTACCCATTGAAATTGTTGCTGTTGTAAATGAACCCATGCTTCAAGGCAGTGCTAAAACTTCTCTCTCTGATGTGACATTTTTAGCAACTTTGATGAGCTCTGGCACCACTGCAACAGTGGCTCTGCTCCGGGATGGCATCGAGCTGGTGGTGGCAAGTGTGGGAGACAGTCGTGCTCTGCTGTGCCGAAAGGGGAAAGCCATGAAACTCACCACTGACCACACCccagaaagaaaggaggagaaggaaaggtaCCTGTCAGCTGATGATGTGGCTCCCCATGGGATGGCCTTCGTCATGGCCTGCTTGTGTTCTGCTGCTGGGTTGGGcctggaagaaagcagagaattGAACATAACACTGCAAGACAACCTCTGAGCTGGCAAAAAGCAGTACAGCCCCACTTAATTAATTTGGCTCCAGGAATGTAGAAAGGCCCATGTAAAGATAAAGTGCTTCGACATTAAGATCAGCATAGCTAGGACTTGGTACAGAGCTGTAACCACATTGCTCAGACTGGTCCAAGACTGTCCAGTTAGAGCCAAGACCTGAAGCAAAGCACTGTGGTTTCCAGGTCAGGACTCAACCCACCAAGCCACATCCCTTCTGTGGAGCCCTTCAAAAAGCACAAGCTGACCCTCAGTCTCCCAGCTGATGTCCTCTGTACCCCATTCTGCATCAGGAGCTAGTGACAGAAACTGCAGCTAGAGATGGTGTAATGGTATGAAGCACTAACtcatgtttgctttttcttttgtgtctcTGGACAGGATTAGGAAGTGTGGTGGCTTTGTTACCTGGAACAGTCTGGGACAACCTCATGTCAATGGTAGACTTGCAATGACACGGAGCATAGGAGATCTGGAACTTAAAGCCAGTGGTGTGATAGCTGAGCCAGAAACAAAAAGGGTTCAGGTAAAAGAAGGATTTGTTAACAGCAACAGCAACACTGGGACTAAGAGGCATCACCTGATGCAGGTGGTGGTGCCCACATGCCACGTGCCCAGGTGAAGCCTGATGGCCAAACactcttttttatttgtggtGAGGTAACTGGAGACTAAGTCTAGTTAAGCCATTTTAGATTAAAACTAacaggaccaaaaaaaaaaaaaaaaaaaaaggaatctggCCCTACTATTAGATTCAACCAGATCAACTTCTAAATCCCAGTTGTCACAGTACAATATAGGATGAGGGAAGAAAGCCAACACCTGAGATCCATTACTGAAATACAGAGGTGTTAGTCTGTTTGGGGCTTGTGATCAAATGAATACTTTTGAGGTTAATGCTGATATAAAACTGAGAACCAGGTGGGATATGGATGGGCTGTCATTGAAAAATGCACACTTGGGAGGATGGGAGGACAGGGCAGTTGGCATGTGTTTTGCCAGAGCTGTGTAGTTGTCCAGGAAACAAATGAACCACCTAGGGAGTAATCATCACAGTTGCCTTCAGTTTTGCAGGAAGAGTCTCCTCTCAGCTCATGCTCTGCTTGATACTTGCTCCCCAATGCACTTCCCAGGGCCCTGGGTCCTAATTAAATGCCACCTACTAGGCCTGGGGGTTTTAGAGAGGTGGCCACAGTGCCATCATGTCTTCTTTGAAATCCTCAGCTGAAGGAAGCATTTTGTTTACTGGGTAATGCATGGATCTGGTCTTTTGGCCACTGTGCATTCAGAGGGCTGCCTTGAAGATGTTCTCCTGCAGTACAGGGAACACAGTCTGTGTGGCtgatggatgtgctggaggTTTCAAGGGGCAGTCTTTGGTCAGCTGAGGTTTTGGGGATCCAGATAGTCCTTGCACAGAAAGCAGGGGAGCAGACAGCACCAACAGGAAAACTGCTTTGAAAGAGTGTTAAAAACACCAACTTTGCCTTGCATGGCTTGCTCCATTCCTTGTGTGTGCTCTGTGCCTTCACTGCAGTTGCACCACGCAGATGACAGCTTCCTGGTCCTTACTACAGATGGGATTAACTTCATAGTGAACAGTCAGGAGATCTGTGATTTCATTAACCAGTGCCATGATCCTGCTGAAGCTGCCCACGTTGTTATTGAGCAGGTAATGCCAGCCCTTTGCTTGCCACCAAATGCTTGGTATtgtttcaaaaccaaaacataacaaaacaaaacacagcaacaaacAACCACATATTCAAATGAATTTAAATAGTCTGCTTGAGACATTCACTGGCCAGCCCTTGCCTTCCCCTGGGTATTGCCACACATTTCAATTAACTCAGCTCATGAGCCTCTGCACTGCCTGGGAGTGTGACTGCAGTTTATTCCTGTGCTGAAGATGTCATCAGCATAGACAGAAAGGTCCAGTTTCTCTCCAGGGTTCTGGATGGTGGCATATCCTATGGAAAGCTCTGGGGCATATCAGTGTGTAGTgtcagggatgggaagggggaaggaaatcTGGAGCCTCAGGACATGCTGTTGTTCCATGTGCAGCCAGACACTGGCTTCATTTTCCAAGAAAGGTGATGATGCTGACACGTTGTTTCTTCTCTCAGGCAGTGCAGTTTGGCACTGAAGACAACAGCACAGTTGTTATAGTGCCCTTTGGAGCATGGGGAAAGTACAAAACCAGTGAGATCAACTTCTCCTTCAGCCGCAGTTTTGCTTCCAGCGGGAGGTGGGCGTGAGGACTTCCACTCCCATCTTCTCCTGCATTAATCTGGACTCAGTGTGCTACAGGAGTGCACTGCCATCTGTTTGGAGGCTGACTCAGTGTCTTGTCCATCTCTTCAGTTCCCATTGCTGTAGAGGATGCCACTGCTCCCTCGGTGCATAGTGCCCCATTGTTGCTTATGGCTGCTTGCATTTTGCTGCAGTTATTTATTCCAGTTGGCATTGAGGCAGCTACTTCTTTGGGTTTGTaggcccagcagctctgcataTCACTTTGTTCACACAGAGAAGGCTCTGAGCTTTCACTTAAGACTGGAGGAGCTGCACAACTGTTTCATACTTACTTATATTACCCAGGTCCCTTAGGTACCTGGCAGCTGTGTAAGTCTGAATATCTGAGCCACACGCTTGCTTACTTGTACATTCATACACAGGGAAACAAATGCACAGGGTTCTTAGGTAGGCAAAAAGCAGGTTTGTTGTCTTCCTCTGCTGTGTAGCCACCCAAAACTCCCCTGTGCTTCACGAGAGTTAGGTGGGAAATAAGGAACAAGTTTCACAACTGTTTAAATTCTGATGCCAGTGGCATTTGGTGTAGCTGAACAATTTCCTGAGACAGTGCTGCTTTGCAGGGCTTTATGCTCTCTCTTCCATCATCCATGATCCTCTAGCTccagggaggcagagcaggctgGGGCCATGTGCTGTTGGACAGATGGGAATGGTTCTCCACTGGGTCCAAAGCCTGTGTGGTATCTGTGGACCACATAGCAGCTCCTTACACTCTCTTCCCTTTGGTGTGCCAGTGCTTGGCAGgactacagaaggaaaaagctgcaCATCTTTGATATCCAGAGATGCTCATcaacttgaatttttaaaattttttttt
Coding sequences within it:
- the PPM1K gene encoding protein phosphatase 1K, mitochondrial isoform X2, which gives rise to MSTATLINLVRKGGCQVRQRAVLTSRLLQEEKRPAAAGYSSTSEHRASRFDPEGSGRPTTWDTFGIWDNRIDEPILLPPSIKEFLAQEENLENVLNKAFLEIHIAYERHVHQSADATLMSSGTTATVALLRDGIELVVASVGDSRALLCRKGKAMKLTTDHTPERKEEKERIRKCGGFVTWNSLGQPHVNGRLAMTRSIGDLELKASGVIAEPETKRVQLHHADDSFLVLTTDGINFIVNSQEICDFINQCHDPAEAAHVVIEQAVQFGTEDNSTVVIVPFGAWGKYKTSEINFSFSRSFASSGRWA
- the PPM1K gene encoding protein phosphatase 1K, mitochondrial isoform X1 is translated as MSTATLINLVRKGGCQVRQRAVLTSRLLQEEKRPAAAGYSSTSEHRASRFDPEGSGRPTTWDTFGIWDNRIDEPILLPPSIKYGKPIPKVSLDKVGCASHIGKRRENEDRFDYAQLTQDVLCFAVYDGHGGAAAADFCNKYMEKYIKEFLAQEENLENVLNKAFLEIHIAYERHVHQSADATLMSSGTTATVALLRDGIELVVASVGDSRALLCRKGKAMKLTTDHTPERKEEKERIRKCGGFVTWNSLGQPHVNGRLAMTRSIGDLELKASGVIAEPETKRVQLHHADDSFLVLTTDGINFIVNSQEICDFINQCHDPAEAAHVVIEQAVQFGTEDNSTVVIVPFGAWGKYKTSEINFSFSRSFASSGRWA